The genome window TCTGCGTCATCGACGAGAAATTCGACGTTATCGAGCTGATAGCGCCGGTGGAGCTCAATGAGAAACCATCGCGTCGTCTGTTTATTTGCGGTAGGATAGAGGCTCACGTGGAGGATTTCGTTCGTCTGTGGATCAACCGCGCCGTACAGCCAGAACTGCTGGCCGTGGAGGCGGATCATCTTTTCATCAACCGCGAGTTGATCCTCTGAGACGGTCGAGATCGGCTGTAAATCGGCTTTATGAACCCAATTATGGATCGCAACATGACTCCGCTTGATCCCAAATAATTCAAGATGTTTACTTACCTCACGTAGTGACATGCCGGCCAAGTGAGAGCGGATCCCTATTTCAATCGCCCAGCGTGGAGTTCGATCTCGCTCCACAAACGACAAGTCGATCCACGCGATACGTTCGCTGAGGCGGTCGAATTCTGCCATAGACACTCAGAACTCGTCCGCCTCATCCTCTAACTTAACGCGATCTCGTGCTGATGTCGACTGTTTATAAGTGATTTACGCTGCCGGAATGACGAGCTCCAAAGCCCCAGTCGCGACGGCTCGCGCGCCTTGTTGTGCTCCTCGCTCGGTCGCTGTCGCTCCCTCGCTGCGGTGCTTGCTGCGGCGTGCTTCGCCCTCGCGACTGCCCCTTTGAGTCCCGCCCCGCCCCGCACGGCACCGCACCTCACGCCTCCCCAACCTCGTCAGTCGCCTCCGCTTCGCTCCGGCGACTGACTCCCTCGCGGGCTGGCTCGCGGCCGCCGGTGGCGGCCGCTCGCAGGCGCGCCGACCGCAGCCGAATTTATAAGCGATCCTCGGCATCGCTCTCGGTTATTTAAATACGATATCACGGCCGGCGTTCTGCGATACCCACTCCCGCTACCGATCGAGAAGCACCATTCAGCGACCGGGTGTTTCATCCTAATTTATATTTGAAGAATAGGGTTTCAACTGAAGCGATAGCGCGGAGTCCCCTTCCTCAAGGAGCGACCGAGGGGAGCGAGTAGGGAGAGGAGGAGCGCGTTCGTATCTGTAACAAACACCAGCTTATAAATTGCCGCTCACACACATTGAATACGTGGCAGACGACTACGTGCGTCGGACGGCAATCACTCGCCTCTCGGTAGACGATGAGCAACGCGAGTTGCTTGAGGAAACTATCTCCGAGTGGAAGCGTGGGTGCCAACTCGCCACGGACATGGCGTGGGGGAAGTGTAACGCCAAGAGCGACGTACAACCCCTCGCTTACGACGACGTGCGCGAAGAAACCGACCTCGGGAGTCAGCACGCGATCCTCGCCACCCATCAAGCCGCACAAGCCATCACCGGCTGTCTCGAACGCCACTCGAACGGCAAGCAGGCCAGTAAACCCACGTTCACCGCACCCACGGTAACGTACGACACTCGAACGATGACGCTGTTCGATGACGATACAGTGTCACTCTCCACGACGGAGAGTCGCGTCCGATGTGAACTTGCGCTCCCTGAAGCCGAGGATGGCTACCAACGGCAGTACCTCGACTCCGACCACTGGAGCGTCACGGAAAGCACACTCACCGCTCGTGACGGCGATTACTTTTTACACATCGGCTTCCGCCGACCCAAGACCGACACTGAGCGAGACACCGCCGAGGACGGAACGGTTCTCGGGGTCGACCTCGGTATTGAAAACCTCGCCGTCACCAGCACAGCACGATTCATCAGTGGGCGCGAACTCTCACACAACCTCCGCGAGTTCGAGAAAGTCCGTGCGGGACTCCAACAGACAGGCACGCGAAGCGCCCACAGAACGCTCGAACAATCAAGTGGACGCGAACGGCGAAACGTTCGTGACGTTGTTCACCAAGCATCGAACGCCATCGTAGACGAAGCACTCCGATACGAGTGCGACGTGATCGCGTTCGAGGACTTGACTGACATCCGCGACCGAACGGGTGCGTCGTGGGGGCACAAGTGGGCGTTCCGAACGCTGTACGAGCAAGTGGCGTACAAAGCCGAAGCAGTCGGCATCTCTGTGAAGCAAGTGGGTTCGGCGTACACGTCGCAACGGTGCGCCGAGTGTGGATTCACGGCAGACGAGAATCGCCGAACTCGCACGGAGTTCCGGTGCGTGAAGTGCGAATCGGAAGCGAACGCGGACTACAATGCGGCGAAGAACATCGGGATGCGGTATGTCCGTCGAGGCCAACAGTCGTCTCGGCGGACGGGCGACAGTCAACTCGCCCTCAAGTCTGGAACAGTGACGCCAAGTGGCGGATTCACCGCCCACCCGGACGGGTTTGAGGCTGAGTTCACGGACAAGCCCCTCCCTCAACGAGCGAACCCGTCAGGGTGAGCGAAGTAG of Halorubrum trapanicum contains these proteins:
- a CDS encoding IS6 family transposase, whose amino-acid sequence is MAEFDRLSERIAWIDLSFVERDRTPRWAIEIGIRSHLAGMSLREVSKHLELFGIKRSHVAIHNWVHKADLQPISTVSEDQLAVDEKMIRLHGQQFWLYGAVDPQTNEILHVSLYPTANKQTTRWFLIELHRRYQLDNVEFLVDDADYLGSVLAEDGYRFQVIQHGNRNAIERVFWEIERRTSSFANSFSNVALETAQNWLEAFAVYHNSRQT
- a CDS encoding RNA-guided endonuclease TnpB family protein; its protein translation is MADDYVRRTAITRLSVDDEQRELLEETISEWKRGCQLATDMAWGKCNAKSDVQPLAYDDVREETDLGSQHAILATHQAAQAITGCLERHSNGKQASKPTFTAPTVTYDTRTMTLFDDDTVSLSTTESRVRCELALPEAEDGYQRQYLDSDHWSVTESTLTARDGDYFLHIGFRRPKTDTERDTAEDGTVLGVDLGIENLAVTSTARFISGRELSHNLREFEKVRAGLQQTGTRSAHRTLEQSSGRERRNVRDVVHQASNAIVDEALRYECDVIAFEDLTDIRDRTGASWGHKWAFRTLYEQVAYKAEAVGISVKQVGSAYTSQRCAECGFTADENRRTRTEFRCVKCESEANADYNAAKNIGMRYVRRGQQSSRRTGDSQLALKSGTVTPSGGFTAHPDGFEAEFTDKPLPQRANPSG